GGCGACGCGTGCGATCGAATTGCTCATGCCGGCTGCCTCCTCGGAAGCAGCGTCGCAACGAAAGCTCCCAGCAAGGCGATTGCAATGAGAACTGCGAATCCGGCAGAGTAAGTTCCTCTCACATCACGGAGGTGCCCGACGATCCACGGCGATACCGCCTCAGCGATTCCGTCAGCGGTAAGGATTACTCCCAGCAACCGTCCGAGAATCTGCACGCCGAAGATCTCGGCGGTCATGAGAGGAATGATCATGTAGTCTCCGCCGAGTCCCACGCCGAAAATCATGGCGAACAGATAAACGGGAGCAGTTGCCGGCGCGAGAAACAGAAAGGGAATCGCTGAGGCAACCAGCAGATAGATCGTCAGCATTACGTGCTTCACCGGAAAGCGATCGGCGAGCCAGCCCATCAGCAATCTCCCGCCCATGCTGAAGGTGAGGACCAAGGAGAGAATTCGCGTGGACTGCCCCTGAGAGTAATGCTGATCGAGGCTCAAGAATAATTTGAGATTTTGCTGAGTTCCGCTGACTGCAGCGATCGAGCACATGCTGGCAATCAGCAGAAGGTAAAGGGGAAGCGACTTAAACGCATGACCAATCGGAGGAGATGCAGCGCGCGGAGCTTCCAGCTCTGATGCGGGTGTGTCCCGCACAAAGTACGCGAATGGGAGCGCGATCACGATCACGAGCAATCCCAACACCTTCAGCGCATCCTGCCATCCAAAATGCTGCTCAAGCCAATGAGAAATCCACGGCGACACCGCGCCACCCAGTCCGATTCCGAAGTAAGCCAGACCCATGGCTTTACCGCGAGCTTTGTCGAACCAGCGCGTAAGCAGTACCTGATTTGGAAGCGGTCCACCGCAAACGTAGCCCAGAGCGTTAAAGAGATAAAACAGGTAGAACATTCCCAAAGTGGAAATGCTGCCGAGTCCAATCAGCGCCGCTCCCGCCATCAGAATGCCGGAGATCATCAGCACTCGCGGCCCGAAGCGATCGACCAACCAGCCGGCAAGGAATCCGAATGCCGGCCCGATCACCAGTTTGCTGATTGCGTTTCCCGAAGTGACCTGCGCCCGCGTCCA
This is a stretch of genomic DNA from Terriglobales bacterium. It encodes these proteins:
- a CDS encoding MFS transporter — its product is MTTPSLAIDRQLFARRGALHALATAFLALFCIVGLSLWGLPFFYDFMVRQFGWTRAQVTSGNAISKLVIGPAFGFLAGWLVDRFGPRVLMISGILMAGAALIGLGSISTLGMFYLFYLFNALGYVCGGPLPNQVLLTRWFDKARGKAMGLAYFGIGLGGAVSPWISHWLEQHFGWQDALKVLGLLVIVIALPFAYFVRDTPASELEAPRAASPPIGHAFKSLPLYLLLIASMCSIAAVSGTQQNLKLFLSLDQHYSQGQSTRILSLVLTFSMGGRLLMGWLADRFPVKHVMLTIYLLVASAIPFLFLAPATAPVYLFAMIFGVGLGGDYMIIPLMTAEIFGVQILGRLLGVILTADGIAEAVSPWIVGHLRDVRGTYSAGFAVLIAIALLGAFVATLLPRRQPA